Proteins from a genomic interval of Clostridium scatologenes:
- the ftcD gene encoding glutamate formimidoyltransferase — protein sequence MSKLVECVPNFSEGRDKEIIEKIVDEVRKIEGVKLLDYCSDKDHNRSVVTFIGGPEETKEAAFKLIKKASELIDMSKHSGAHPRMGATDVVPFIPIRDITTEECVQIAKDLGKKVGDELNIPVYLYEDAASCPERQNLANVRKGQYEGFFEKIKKPEWKPDFGPSEMNKKSGATVIGARFPLIAYNVNLGTDNIEIANAISRRIRHISGGLRYAKAVGVMLNERNIAQVSINMVNYEKTAIYTIQEMVKMEAKRYGVPVIGAEVIGLVPMKALIDCAEYYLQIENFDIKQVLETNLSE from the coding sequence ATGAGCAAATTAGTAGAATGTGTGCCTAATTTTAGTGAAGGTAGAGATAAAGAAATAATTGAAAAAATTGTGGATGAAGTTAGAAAAATAGAGGGTGTAAAGCTCTTGGATTATTGTTCAGATAAAGATCACAATAGATCTGTTGTAACTTTTATAGGTGGTCCAGAAGAAACAAAGGAAGCTGCTTTTAAACTTATAAAAAAAGCATCAGAACTTATAGATATGAGTAAGCATTCTGGAGCACATCCAAGAATGGGAGCTACAGATGTAGTACCTTTTATTCCTATAAGAGATATAACTACTGAAGAATGTGTTCAAATTGCTAAAGATTTAGGAAAAAAGGTTGGAGATGAATTAAATATACCTGTTTATTTATATGAAGATGCTGCTTCATGTCCAGAAAGACAAAACTTAGCAAATGTAAGAAAAGGCCAATATGAAGGTTTCTTTGAAAAAATAAAAAAACCTGAATGGAAACCAGATTTTGGACCAAGTGAAATGAACAAAAAAAGTGGAGCTACTGTTATAGGAGCGAGGTTCCCATTAATAGCTTATAATGTAAATTTGGGTACAGATAACATTGAAATAGCTAATGCAATATCTAGAAGAATAAGACATATAAGTGGAGGATTAAGATATGCTAAGGCTGTTGGAGTAATGTTAAATGAAAGAAATATAGCTCAAGTGTCAATAAATATGGTTAATTATGAAAAAACAGCTATATACACTATTCAGGAAATGGTGAAAATGGAAGCTAAAAGATATGGTGTTCCTGTAATTGGTGCAGAAGTTATTGGCTTAGTTCCAATGAAGGCATTAATTGATTGTGCAGAATATTATCTTCAAATTGAAAATTTTGACATTAAACAAGTTTTGGAAACAAATTTAAGTGAGTAA